One stretch of Cohnella algarum DNA includes these proteins:
- a CDS encoding glycoside hydrolase family 3 C-terminal domain-containing protein, producing the protein MNPAKLDIPLDALSAFANTVYGAGYRDESIDEELIEEAKELAKGKDAVIVFVGTTEKIESEGYDRADLNLPASHLRLIEAAAGVNPNVVVVNHSGSAIDVGPFESLARAIVHAWLPGQAGGSAIANVLFGETNPSGKLTETFPLALEHNPSYLSFPGNIRKVHYNEGIFVGYRYYDAKKLDVRYPFGYGLSYSRFDYSRLELSAADLRNGELLRVKFDVTNRGDRAGKEIAQVYVRDVLSSVAKPEKELKGFAKVELAPGETKTVEIELDERAFAHYCEHLGRFAVESGDFAILVGASSRDIRLSAQVAFRSEDDIREPLTADHSLKEWLEDERYSARIKQAFAGMNLNDDSPIFPILLGMPLQKLEIMMPNLKAFVSELSER; encoded by the coding sequence ATGAATCCGGCCAAGCTCGATATCCCGCTTGACGCGTTGTCCGCCTTCGCGAATACGGTCTACGGCGCGGGCTACAGGGACGAATCGATCGACGAGGAGCTGATCGAGGAAGCGAAGGAGCTGGCGAAGGGCAAGGACGCCGTCATCGTGTTCGTCGGCACCACGGAAAAAATCGAAAGCGAAGGCTACGACCGCGCGGATCTGAATTTGCCGGCCAGCCACTTGCGCCTGATCGAAGCGGCAGCCGGCGTCAACCCGAACGTCGTCGTCGTCAACCATAGCGGCTCCGCGATCGACGTCGGCCCGTTCGAAAGCCTGGCGAGGGCGATCGTGCACGCATGGCTCCCTGGCCAGGCGGGAGGCTCCGCGATCGCGAACGTGCTGTTCGGCGAAACGAACCCGTCCGGCAAGCTGACCGAAACGTTTCCGCTCGCGCTGGAGCACAATCCGTCGTACCTGAGTTTCCCGGGCAATATTCGCAAGGTTCATTATAACGAGGGCATCTTTGTCGGTTACCGTTATTACGATGCGAAGAAGCTGGACGTCCGGTATCCGTTCGGCTACGGCCTCAGCTACTCGCGCTTCGACTATTCGCGCCTCGAGCTTTCCGCGGCCGATCTGAGGAACGGCGAGCTTCTGCGGGTCAAGTTCGACGTGACGAACCGGGGAGACCGTGCCGGCAAAGAAATCGCCCAGGTGTACGTAAGGGACGTTTTGTCTTCCGTCGCCAAACCCGAGAAAGAGCTGAAAGGCTTCGCCAAAGTGGAGCTGGCGCCGGGAGAGACGAAAACGGTGGAAATCGAGCTGGACGAACGCGCTTTTGCCCACTATTGCGAGCATCTCGGCCGCTTCGCCGTCGAATCCGGCGATTTCGCGATTCTCGTCGGCGCGTCCTCCCGCGACATCCGGTTGTCCGCGCAGGTCGCGTTCCGGTCGGAAGACGATATTCGCGAGCCGCTGACGGCCGATCACAGCCTGAAGGAATGGCTGGAGGACGAACGCTATTCCGCCCGGATCAAGCAAGCGTTCGCGGGCATGAACTTGAACGACGACAGCCCGATTTTCCCGATTTTGCTCGGCATGCCCCTCCAAAAACTGGAGATCATGATGCCGAATCTGAAGGCGTTCGTCTCCGAGCTTTCGGAGAGATAA